The proteins below are encoded in one region of Methanoculleus taiwanensis:
- a CDS encoding cysteate synthase encodes MTEKYRLECPGCWVSFDDHYTLDCPMGCRALIRTYYHTRQLDIKELPGIFRYIDWLPVEHSLPLDAGPISYRSDAFAKELDLAHLIVTFSGYWPERGGNILTCSFKELEAQPTYLRLQEKGSGVLQISSAGNTGRAFCQISALTGVPVVVVVPAENADRIWTTEKAENVCLITVEGDYTDAIELGRQVCTVPGIIAEGGARNVARRDGMGTTLLDGTLAAGRLPDYYFQAVGSGTGGIAAWEAAERLVGDGRFGTHRPELHLSQNAPFIPMVRAWEGGRDRIVPADMPDAEAAIASVSADVLTNREPPYGVKGGVYDALVATAGKMYAVTNDEARAAGALFSGLEGIDLDPAAAVAVGSLVRAVEEGSIDPGKVVLLNITGGGYDRVREDHEQHRIEPFLRLPAGARIEGEVRGEIAGWVASHA; translated from the coding sequence GTGACGGAGAAGTACCGGCTCGAATGCCCCGGGTGCTGGGTCTCGTTCGACGACCACTACACCCTCGACTGCCCGATGGGGTGCCGTGCGCTGATCCGGACGTACTACCACACTCGGCAGCTCGATATCAAAGAACTCCCCGGGATCTTCCGCTACATCGACTGGCTTCCGGTCGAACACTCGCTCCCGCTCGATGCGGGGCCAATCTCCTACCGGAGCGATGCGTTTGCGAAGGAACTCGATCTTGCGCACCTCATCGTGACATTTTCCGGGTACTGGCCGGAACGGGGGGGCAACATCCTGACCTGCTCGTTCAAGGAACTCGAGGCTCAGCCGACGTACCTCCGCCTGCAGGAAAAAGGCAGTGGTGTTCTGCAGATCTCCTCGGCAGGCAACACGGGACGGGCGTTCTGCCAGATCTCGGCACTGACCGGGGTGCCGGTCGTCGTCGTCGTCCCGGCGGAGAACGCCGATCGCATCTGGACGACTGAAAAGGCGGAAAATGTCTGCCTGATCACGGTCGAGGGCGATTACACCGACGCTATCGAACTTGGGAGGCAGGTCTGCACCGTCCCTGGCATCATCGCCGAGGGTGGGGCGCGGAACGTCGCCCGGCGTGACGGGATGGGGACGACGCTGCTCGACGGCACGCTGGCTGCAGGCAGGCTGCCCGACTACTACTTCCAGGCCGTCGGGAGCGGAACCGGCGGGATTGCTGCGTGGGAGGCGGCTGAACGGCTGGTCGGCGACGGGCGGTTCGGAACCCACCGGCCCGAGCTGCACCTATCCCAGAACGCCCCCTTCATCCCGATGGTGCGGGCATGGGAGGGCGGGCGCGACCGTATCGTTCCTGCTGATATGCCCGATGCGGAGGCGGCAATCGCGTCGGTCTCTGCCGACGTCCTCACGAACCGCGAGCCGCCTTACGGCGTGAAGGGCGGAGTGTATGACGCACTCGTCGCGACCGCCGGAAAGATGTATGCGGTCACGAACGACGAGGCACGGGCTGCCGGTGCGCTCTTTTCCGGGCTGGAGGGGATCGATCTCGATCCGGCCGCCGCCGTCGCGGTCGGTTCGCTCGTCCGGGCGGTTGAAGAGGGCAGCATCGATCCCGGAAAGGTCGTCCTCCTCAACATCACCGGCGGCGGTTACGATCGCGTCCGGGAGGATCACGAACAACACCGTATCGAACCGTTCCTCCGCCTCCCCGCCGGAGCCCGGATCGAGGGGGAAGTGCGGGGGGAGATCGCCGGGTGGGTGGCCTCCCATGCGTGA
- the comE gene encoding sulfopyruvate decarboxylase subunit beta, whose product MRETCVLDRLAGQGVDTVVSLPCDRTQDLCTLFPGRFHTVDLTREEDGVGISAGLVLAGGRPVLHMQSSGLGNSLNAIMSLTVTFDLPLPILASWRGVYKEVIPAQIPFNRAVPGVLEALGIPYTIIRDEREEDLIDAVIENAYGEMRPHVALISPAFWEGAVEACPAAERPLPPRSRESLLEYHRKIREPEMTRYDAIRVIAALLGDEAVVSNIGVPSKELYAVRDRPENFYMLGSYTQATPIGLGLSLKTDRDVVVLDGDGSLLGTAVLPVVAAESPGNLTVVCLDNGAFGSTGNQPTNAYAQVDMELVAIAAGIRNTVKVHTPDELREAWETRGEGPTFLHVIIKPGNAPVPNIPYSPADIRNRFMRALQRV is encoded by the coding sequence ATGCGTGAGACCTGTGTCCTTGACCGTCTCGCGGGTCAGGGAGTCGATACGGTGGTATCCCTCCCCTGCGACAGGACGCAGGATCTCTGCACACTCTTTCCGGGGCGATTCCACACGGTCGATCTGACCCGGGAGGAGGACGGCGTCGGGATCTCTGCCGGACTCGTCCTCGCCGGGGGGCGTCCGGTGCTCCATATGCAGAGTTCGGGGCTTGGGAACTCTTTGAATGCTATCATGTCCCTGACGGTGACCTTCGATCTCCCGCTCCCTATCCTCGCGAGCTGGCGGGGTGTCTACAAAGAGGTGATCCCCGCCCAGATCCCGTTCAACCGTGCGGTTCCCGGCGTGCTCGAGGCACTTGGCATTCCCTACACGATCATCCGCGACGAGAGAGAGGAGGATCTTATCGACGCCGTCATCGAGAACGCCTATGGGGAGATGCGTCCACATGTAGCGCTTATCTCGCCAGCCTTCTGGGAGGGGGCGGTGGAAGCCTGCCCGGCCGCGGAGCGACCGCTCCCGCCCCGGAGCCGGGAATCCCTGCTCGAATACCACCGGAAGATCCGCGAGCCCGAGATGACCCGGTACGATGCTATCCGGGTGATCGCTGCGCTTCTCGGAGACGAAGCAGTGGTCTCGAACATCGGTGTTCCGTCAAAGGAGCTCTACGCCGTCCGTGACCGGCCCGAGAACTTCTACATGCTCGGAAGCTACACTCAGGCGACGCCGATCGGCCTCGGTCTCTCCCTGAAAACCGATCGCGACGTGGTGGTGCTCGACGGCGATGGCAGCCTGCTCGGGACAGCCGTCCTCCCGGTGGTGGCGGCCGAGTCCCCCGGGAATCTCACCGTCGTCTGCCTGGACAACGGCGCCTTCGGCAGCACCGGCAACCAGCCGACGAACGCCTATGCCCAGGTGGACATGGAACTCGTCGCCATCGCTGCCGGTATCAGGAATACCGTGAAAGTACATACGCCGGATGAGCTCCGGGAGGCATGGGAGACGCGGGGAGAAGGCCCGACCTTCCTGCACGTGATTATAAAACCCGGCAACGCACCGGTACCGAACATCCCGTATTCTCCGGCCGATATCCGGAACCGGTTTATGCGGGCGCTGCAGCGGGTTTAG
- a CDS encoding carotenoid biosynthesis protein produces the protein MRLTGRRMLLFAALLLFLAGYLVVRFDAPDMPAAVSVLFLLGLALPSYVAVIRWLGAARGITLLVLLSLLPLAVEAYAVATGIPYGRFTYSPHLGYPLFDLVPWTVAFAYLPMLLGAVTLASTAVGTAWYRLIPAGALFLLLIDLVIDPAAVHAGLWVWMDGGVYYGVPASNFAGWVLTGVVYVALVLLIAGRNLSSGRPAPGMVASSLLLILAFWAGYLTQNGLVIPSFLGAALFLATCLVIFRDAPFRR, from the coding sequence ATGCGACTCACCGGTCGGAGGATGCTCCTCTTCGCTGCCCTGCTCCTCTTTCTCGCCGGATACCTGGTGGTGCGCTTCGATGCGCCCGACATGCCGGCCGCCGTATCGGTGCTCTTTCTGCTCGGGCTCGCCCTTCCCTCCTACGTCGCGGTTATACGATGGCTCGGGGCGGCGAGAGGCATTACCCTCCTTGTTCTGCTCAGCCTGCTGCCGCTGGCCGTCGAGGCGTACGCCGTCGCCACCGGCATCCCGTACGGCAGGTTCACCTACTCGCCGCACCTCGGCTACCCGCTCTTCGATCTGGTGCCCTGGACGGTTGCCTTTGCGTACCTGCCGATGCTGCTCGGGGCGGTGACCCTCGCCAGCACCGCCGTCGGCACCGCATGGTATCGGCTGATTCCGGCAGGGGCTCTCTTCCTTCTCCTCATCGACCTCGTCATCGACCCGGCGGCCGTGCACGCCGGCCTCTGGGTCTGGATGGACGGGGGAGTCTACTACGGTGTTCCGGCCTCGAACTTCGCGGGCTGGGTGCTGACCGGTGTGGTCTACGTCGCGCTCGTACTGCTGATCGCCGGAAGGAACCTCTCGTCCGGCCGGCCGGCTCCCGGCATGGTGGCGAGCAGTCTCCTGCTCATTCTGGCGTTCTGGGCCGGTTACCTTACGCAGAATGGCCTCGTCATACCGTCGTTTCTCGGGGCGGCACTGTTCCTGGCGACCTGCCTGGTTATCTTCAGAGACGCTCCCTTCCGGAGATAG
- a CDS encoding phytoene desaturase family protein, protein MRAVIVGAGFGGLSVAALLAKKGFDVTVIEKNEQPGGRASVYRENGFTFDMGPSWYLMPDVFERFFAEFDRRPEDFFRLVRLDPSYRVFFGGEETVDVSADLEKNYALFDSFEPGGAEKLKEYLRESGEKYDLTMSDLLYRDYRTILDLFDRRLLLEGMKLNPFESLETLVRNHFESDEARKIVQYAIGFLGGSPRNTPSFYQIMSHIDLTMGVWYPEGGIRAVVQALVSLGRELGVEYRYNEPVTAIDVEHKTARRVVTPAGSYDADIVAVNADYPFAELNLLGKDTRSYSASYWEKKVLAPSAFVAYLGVNREVASLVHHNLFLEQDWEDSFEAIFDPAKAAWPSHPSFYVNVPSRTDPTAAPEGTDTLFLLAPLAPGLEDTPALREQFYQLLMNRLEEILGENIRDSVVVKRIFALSDFAERYNAYKGTALGLTHTLWQTALWRPAHRSKHIGNLYYTGQYTHPGIGVPMTLISSQIVAREVTNQYR, encoded by the coding sequence ATGCGGGCTGTAATTGTTGGCGCGGGATTTGGGGGTCTCTCCGTTGCTGCCCTTCTTGCAAAGAAGGGTTTTGACGTCACGGTCATCGAGAAGAACGAACAGCCCGGGGGGCGGGCGAGTGTCTACCGGGAGAACGGCTTTACCTTCGATATGGGGCCGTCCTGGTACCTGATGCCCGACGTCTTCGAGCGGTTCTTCGCCGAGTTCGACCGGCGTCCCGAAGATTTCTTCCGGCTCGTCAGGCTGGATCCCTCGTACCGGGTCTTCTTCGGCGGTGAAGAGACTGTCGACGTCTCGGCAGATCTCGAGAAGAACTACGCCCTCTTTGACTCATTTGAACCGGGAGGGGCAGAGAAACTGAAGGAGTACCTTCGGGAGTCGGGGGAGAAGTACGATCTTACTATGAGCGATCTGCTCTACCGGGACTACCGGACGATCCTCGATCTGTTCGACAGGCGGCTCCTGCTCGAGGGAATGAAACTAAACCCCTTCGAGAGCCTGGAGACCCTTGTCCGGAACCATTTCGAGAGCGACGAGGCCAGGAAGATCGTGCAGTACGCCATCGGTTTCCTCGGCGGCTCGCCCCGGAACACTCCTTCGTTCTACCAGATCATGTCGCATATCGACCTGACCATGGGGGTGTGGTATCCTGAAGGGGGCATCAGGGCGGTGGTGCAGGCACTGGTTTCTCTCGGTCGGGAGCTTGGAGTCGAGTACCGGTACAACGAGCCGGTGACCGCGATCGATGTTGAGCATAAGACTGCCCGTCGCGTCGTCACCCCCGCTGGTTCCTACGATGCCGATATCGTCGCGGTCAACGCAGACTATCCCTTCGCGGAACTAAACCTCCTTGGGAAGGACACGCGGTCGTACTCCGCCTCCTACTGGGAGAAAAAAGTCCTGGCACCGTCTGCGTTCGTCGCCTACCTCGGCGTGAACCGTGAAGTGGCGAGTCTGGTGCATCACAACCTCTTCCTGGAGCAGGACTGGGAGGATAGCTTCGAGGCGATCTTCGACCCCGCGAAGGCCGCCTGGCCGTCGCACCCTTCGTTCTACGTCAACGTCCCCTCGCGGACCGATCCGACCGCTGCGCCGGAGGGCACCGACACACTCTTTCTCCTGGCTCCCCTGGCTCCCGGGCTTGAGGATACGCCGGCTCTGCGCGAACAGTTCTATCAGCTTCTCATGAACCGCCTGGAAGAGATTCTCGGTGAAAATATCCGCGACTCGGTCGTCGTCAAAAGAATATTTGCCCTATCCGACTTTGCCGAGCGGTACAACGCCTACAAAGGCACCGCACTCGGGCTCACCCATACGCTCTGGCAGACGGCGCTCTGGCGTCCTGCACACCGGAGCAAGCACATCGGCAATCTCTACTATACCGGGCAGTACACCCATCCCGGCATCGGTGTGCCGATGACCCTGATATCGTCCCAGATCGTCGCCCGCGAGGTGACCAACCAGTATCGGTGA
- a CDS encoding phytoene/squalene synthase family protein, whose product MIDRTLYAIFKRGSKTYFYSTLFFPPSVKEDVFALYSFVRTADDYVDAVPQQVEEFHTFVDRYASAAAGEATGDVIVDSFVDLSRRKQFDPAWTEAFLHSMEKDITVDSYRTIHDLEVYLYGSSEVIGLMMAQILDLPPKSHTAARNLGRAMQYINFIRDIAEDLAMGRTYFPREEMDMFNLDDLSEASACRDRERFAAFIASQIGRYREWQEQAESGFRFIPRRYLIPIKTASDMYRWTAMTIDRDPAIVYCRKVKPSVMRIVSGATYNALKT is encoded by the coding sequence GTGATCGACAGAACACTCTACGCCATCTTCAAACGCGGGAGCAAGACCTACTTCTACTCGACGCTCTTCTTCCCGCCGTCGGTCAAAGAGGACGTCTTTGCGCTCTACAGCTTCGTACGTACGGCTGACGACTACGTGGATGCGGTGCCGCAGCAGGTCGAGGAGTTCCATACTTTTGTCGACCGCTATGCATCGGCGGCCGCCGGGGAGGCGACAGGGGATGTGATAGTCGATTCGTTCGTCGATCTTTCCCGACGGAAACAGTTCGATCCGGCATGGACGGAGGCGTTTCTCCATTCCATGGAGAAGGATATCACGGTCGACTCGTATCGGACGATTCACGACCTGGAGGTGTACCTCTACGGCTCGTCCGAGGTGATCGGGCTCATGATGGCGCAGATCCTCGATCTCCCCCCCAAATCGCATACGGCCGCACGGAACCTCGGGCGGGCGATGCAGTACATCAACTTCATCCGCGACATCGCCGAAGACCTCGCCATGGGCAGAACCTATTTTCCCCGGGAAGAGATGGACATGTTCAATCTGGACGACCTTTCGGAGGCCTCCGCCTGCCGAGACCGGGAGCGTTTCGCGGCGTTTATCGCGTCCCAGATCGGGCGGTACCGGGAGTGGCAGGAGCAGGCGGAGAGCGGGTTTCGGTTTATACCCCGCCGGTATCTGATCCCCATAAAGACCGCTTCGGATATGTACCGGTGGACCGCCATGACCATAGACCGGGACCCCGCCATCGTCTACTGCCGGAAGGTGAAGCCGTCGGTGATGCGTATCGTATCCGGCGCCACCTACAATGCTCTGAAGACATGA
- a CDS encoding prenyltransferase, with protein sequence MVLQLLSLAWRISRFRFWIYTGGTYVVGYALGMDSWTAFFAPEYILFLLYFFLPANIFIYGVNDWWDQETDRFNPKKDVKEYRLSQADGRDLFILIGLSGGISVLLLFWLDAVGQALLLSFLFLSYFYSAPPLRFKEVPSLDFSSNMLYIMPGILGYYLSSGVFPPLLLVLAGFLHIAAMHLFSAIPDIGYDEAAGLTTTAVLLRERRSLLLCLAFWSGLAAIVVWLSGASPLSLLVLVYPAIPLALLMRQSLSIERVYWYLPYINTSLGGLVFALATLRTVAW encoded by the coding sequence GTGGTTTTGCAACTCCTCTCGCTCGCCTGGCGCATATCGCGCTTCCGTTTCTGGATCTACACCGGCGGCACCTACGTCGTTGGGTATGCGCTCGGGATGGACTCCTGGACGGCCTTCTTTGCGCCCGAATACATCCTTTTCTTGCTCTATTTCTTCCTCCCCGCCAACATCTTCATTTACGGGGTGAACGACTGGTGGGATCAGGAGACCGACCGGTTTAACCCGAAGAAGGACGTAAAGGAGTATCGTCTGAGTCAGGCGGACGGCCGGGACCTGTTCATCCTCATCGGGCTCTCGGGCGGGATCAGCGTTTTGCTGCTCTTCTGGCTCGATGCCGTCGGGCAGGCGCTTCTCCTCTCGTTCCTCTTCCTCTCCTACTTCTACAGTGCGCCTCCCCTCCGGTTCAAGGAGGTGCCGTCCCTCGACTTTTCGTCGAACATGCTGTATATTATGCCAGGGATCCTTGGCTACTACCTCTCGAGCGGGGTCTTCCCGCCGCTCCTCCTGGTTCTCGCTGGATTTCTCCACATCGCGGCGATGCACCTCTTCTCCGCCATCCCCGACATTGGCTACGACGAGGCCGCAGGGTTGACGACTACGGCGGTTCTCCTGCGGGAACGCCGTTCGCTTCTCCTCTGCCTCGCGTTCTGGTCAGGCCTCGCCGCCATCGTTGTATGGCTCTCCGGCGCGAGCCCGCTCAGTCTGCTGGTGCTGGTCTACCCCGCCATTCCCCTCGCCCTCCTGATGCGGCAGAGCCTCTCCATCGAGCGGGTCTACTGGTATCTCCCCTACATCAACACGAGCCTCGGCGGGCTGGTCTTCGCCCTTGCGACCCTCAGGACGGTCGCCTGGTAG
- a CDS encoding AEC family transporter has translation MDGMITEFLTVADRIFILVLLIAAGYIALAAGILDRHSTGRISALLINVTIPALIIVSMQVPFSPDRLADTEELLLLSGGLYLLSFAVAYLTSRALSREAAEKGVFQFAVVFGNVGFMGFPVIGAIYGAEALFFVAIFNLLFNILVFSVGIAMMTEGRREGFDPKMLLNPGIAASVIGFLLFLWSIEIPPPFIDSLAILGDVTTPLAMIVVGALLATFPAREMVGSWRTAAVSVIRLLMVPVVFWFIARPFVSDPLILGVLITLAAMPVAANTVIFAEQYGSDSRLASQVVFVSTIGSLLTIPLITTVLV, from the coding sequence ATGGACGGGATGATCACGGAGTTTCTGACGGTGGCGGATCGGATATTCATCCTCGTCCTTCTGATCGCGGCGGGTTACATCGCCCTCGCCGCAGGCATCCTCGACCGGCACTCGACCGGGCGGATCTCGGCGCTGCTCATCAACGTCACGATCCCTGCCCTGATCATCGTCTCGATGCAGGTGCCCTTCTCTCCTGACCGCCTCGCCGATACCGAAGAACTGCTCCTTCTGAGCGGGGGGCTCTACCTCCTCTCGTTCGCCGTCGCCTACCTCACATCAAGAGCGCTCTCCCGCGAGGCTGCGGAGAAGGGAGTCTTCCAGTTCGCCGTCGTCTTCGGCAACGTCGGTTTCATGGGATTCCCCGTCATCGGGGCCATCTACGGTGCCGAAGCCCTCTTCTTCGTCGCCATCTTCAACCTGCTCTTCAACATCCTCGTCTTCTCGGTCGGGATAGCGATGATGACGGAGGGGCGGCGGGAGGGGTTCGACCCGAAGATGCTGTTAAATCCCGGTATCGCCGCATCGGTGATCGGGTTTCTCCTCTTCCTCTGGTCGATTGAGATCCCCCCGCCCTTCATCGACTCGCTCGCGATCCTCGGCGACGTGACGACACCGCTTGCCATGATCGTCGTCGGGGCACTGCTCGCCACCTTCCCGGCGCGGGAGATGGTCGGGAGCTGGCGCACCGCCGCCGTCAGTGTCATCAGGCTCCTCATGGTGCCGGTCGTATTCTGGTTCATCGCCCGGCCCTTCGTCTCGGACCCGCTCATTCTCGGCGTCCTGATCACCCTCGCCGCGATGCCGGTCGCCGCAAATACCGTCATCTTCGCCGAGCAGTACGGTTCCGACTCGCGCCTCGCCTCGCAGGTCGTCTTCGTCTCGACGATCGGGTCGCTCCTGACGATCCCGCTGATCACGACGGTGCTCGTCTGA
- a CDS encoding NUDIX hydrolase, which produces MLEKLWYLAVSAVIRNREGKVLLLKRSPDDEINPGKWDLPGGKPDPGETFDRALRREVYEETGMHVVLTEVAGAGELDLPDKRIAYLILACDVDTEEVRLSPEHDEYAWLAHGEIRDLDLAEQFVGLFAAFR; this is translated from the coding sequence ATGCTCGAAAAACTGTGGTATCTCGCAGTATCGGCAGTGATCCGGAACCGCGAGGGGAAGGTGCTGCTCCTGAAACGTTCTCCCGACGACGAGATCAATCCGGGGAAGTGGGATCTCCCCGGCGGCAAACCCGACCCCGGCGAGACTTTCGACCGTGCTCTCCGGCGGGAGGTCTACGAGGAGACCGGGATGCACGTTGTGCTCACGGAGGTCGCCGGTGCCGGGGAGCTCGATCTGCCCGACAAACGGATCGCCTACCTGATCCTCGCGTGCGACGTCGACACCGAGGAGGTCAGGCTCAGCCCCGAGCACGACGAGTACGCCTGGCTTGCTCACGGGGAGATACGCGACCTCGACCTTGCGGAGCAGTTCGTGGGGCTGTTCGCCGCTTTCAGGTAG
- a CDS encoding ADP-ribosylglycohydrolase family protein: MLDQFKGCLLGAAIGDALGMAGESGPPSLQRLGGGYRRAWRGHPNAGLKPGQFTDDTQMMLMVAELLADGTYTDEAYAANLARMYMKGEMRFADGSVGAACEHLLLKGPMNSGVNSNTSGCVSIGIPFALLYDDPVEVTERVVTACSITHTHPAAHAGAVTVAMLIHYTIRGYPDALELARRNAMFEDAVLGNKIRDALRIEREGISLESALSVLGNDVTVHQTVPLAFFLASRITDVDDLLSTASNVGGNTDTIALICGAYAGAKYGKGVFRPDLTDGLEDRGRIENIANRLYQRYTNKD; this comes from the coding sequence ATGCTGGATCAGTTCAAAGGCTGTCTGCTGGGGGCCGCGATCGGTGACGCGCTCGGGATGGCGGGTGAGAGCGGCCCGCCGAGCCTCCAGCGGCTCGGAGGAGGATACCGGCGTGCATGGCGGGGACACCCGAACGCCGGCTTGAAACCCGGGCAGTTCACCGATGATACCCAGATGATGCTCATGGTTGCGGAGCTGCTCGCCGACGGGACGTACACGGACGAGGCCTACGCCGCGAATCTCGCACGGATGTATATGAAAGGGGAGATGCGATTCGCAGACGGCTCCGTCGGTGCGGCATGCGAGCACCTCCTCTTAAAAGGCCCCATGAACAGCGGGGTGAACTCGAACACTTCCGGGTGCGTCAGTATCGGGATTCCGTTCGCCCTGCTCTACGACGACCCCGTCGAGGTCACTGAACGGGTGGTCACGGCATGCAGCATCACCCACACCCACCCGGCCGCTCACGCAGGAGCGGTCACCGTCGCCATGCTGATCCACTATACCATACGCGGGTACCCCGATGCCCTCGAGCTTGCCCGGAGAAACGCCATGTTCGAGGATGCCGTCCTCGGCAATAAGATCCGCGACGCCCTCCGGATAGAGCGGGAGGGGATCAGCCTCGAGAGTGCGCTCTCGGTACTCGGCAACGACGTCACCGTCCACCAGACCGTACCGCTCGCCTTCTTCCTCGCAAGCCGGATCACCGATGTCGACGACCTCCTCTCCACGGCCTCGAACGTCGGCGGCAACACCGATACGATCGCGCTCATCTGTGGTGCATACGCCGGAGCAAAATATGGAAAGGGAGTATTCCGGCCTGATCTCACGGACGGGCTCGAGGATAGAGGGCGCATTGAAAATATCGCAAACCGGCTCTACCAGCGCTACACCAATAAGGATTAA